The following nucleotide sequence is from Megalops cyprinoides isolate fMegCyp1 chromosome 6, fMegCyp1.pri, whole genome shotgun sequence.
GACAGGTGGACGCAGCTGGGactgctcttcttcctcttcctctccctcatcaTGACGGGCAGCTTCCTCTGGCAGTACCAGCTGCCCAAACTCCAGCCTGGTGAGTGGATTATTACACTGGCTTGAGTCTTAATTATAGGCAACTTAACATTCAGCTAGAATGGGCTTGCATTGCTTGTGCCTTTCGTGTcaatttccaaaatatttttgagatatgcacaattttacatcaaaatggTTCCCATTGAGTAACATGGATAGAACATGATGTCACAACAGGCCTGCAACAGCAGCCACAGATACAGACCATCTCTCCAGCAAAGCTTCTAACTCCTGGCCACTACCATGCCACGCTTCTCCAAGCTTTCAGGTTTCAGCTTTACATTGAAAAACAATCCATGAAAAATCAAAGGAACACAGCAGAGAAGagtaaggtaaaaaaaaaaaaaacattactccaCACAGGGAAAGTAATTCATATCTTgaattgcatgtttttgtaaggtttattattgttatactCCCTCATATAAGTGTACCTTAAATGAAGATAAGTTAAAACATGAAGAGTGAGATTTATACATGGCGAATTGTGGTATGATAGCTGTCCCCATTAACAAACACATTAGCAACATCGATTGGCATTTAACTTAATGTGATTAATAGCGCAATTAAAAAATGGTGTAGAACAATTGATTGTGAAGTTAATCATCTAGGGTTCAGTGAAAGTGTTGTGGCCAGATGCGAGACACAGCGTGGAAAATGAGGCATGAGGTAAACAGAGCATGTTGAGTAACTCGCCTTCAACAGCAGCTTAGAttgtctgcttttgtttattataCATCACAACATTTCAATTCATATGTTCAGAGCAAAGCTGTGAGGCTGTGAACATTTCCATATGCAATATGCATCACGGTGTTCTctgtcctggggggggggggtgtattaGAATGCTGAAGCCAGCaaggtgtgtttgtttgtaaacaCAGGAACAGCTCAGATCTAGTCATGCCACTATATGAGGTATCTATTGTATGTGCTTCAtgatttttgtaataaaaatcaTGGTCATAATAGCACACAGGAGACTCCTCTGCCATAAGGTACATTTGTCCTTCATCTGCCTCCTTCTTACTTTCTCTCAGGTAAAATTGTGACATTTTAGAAAGAACTATACATCATtaacaacagaaataacatgCTGTACAATCATAAGCGGAATCCATGGTAAATGTAGGCACTTATTTCTGTGTTGAGCCTCTCTGTCACTTTCCCTTTctttgcctccctctctgtctttcctccctctctccctccctccctccctccccctctctctctctctctctctctctctctccccctctctctctctctctctccctctctctctccccctccctccttctccctctctctctctcccactgtctctcccccctctctctctctctctccctctctctccctctctctctctctctctctctctctctctctcactctctctgtagATGAAAGTATGGGCAGCAGTGATCAAACAAAGAGGATGTGTCCCCGCTTCCCTGAACCCACCCCCCTGCAGCATCCCATCCCCATCCTCAAGGGGGCGCTAGAGAAGGTGGGTCACTGTCTTGCAGTAGTGCCGCTGTCCACTGAAAACACCTTGCTAAGGGTTCTGACAAGCTGCATTCCGACAGGACAAAATGTGAGTCGGAGACGAGCGTTAAGGCCTGTCTCTGCTGCGAACAGCAGACTGCTTGATTAGATGTTACTCATTTCCTTTCCTCGGTGCTCATGGCAGCTGAAAATCTGTTCTTGTGAGAGACTGATAAGAATTTAAATGATCGGTACGGGTGACCGTACCATGAGAAATGGGTCATGAGGGTCATCAGGTGAAATTTCGGGCGAGGCGCTGCTGTTGCACTGCTTACTAACAGAATTTACCTGAGTTGTACGTTTCAGACCCGTCAGACGCGTTGTAGAGCAGTGGCAGTGGCTCTGGGTGGAGGGACaggctgaataaatgaatacataacaaCCCTGATCCTGAGTTAGAGGCCAGAAGCACCAGTCACGACAACCTCCGCATCCTGACCCTGGTGAAAACCTTTCCCCACTGCGAGTCCCTGAGTCTCTCAGCCAGAGAGTCTCTTTTTGGGAGTTTTACGTCTCTGCCCTGAGGCCAAATGAAGAATGCGTGCTCATCTAAGTATGAAATCAACATTCAGAAACATCCAAAATGCACCTTTTTAATATATGTCAAAATGCACTGCATATATTGCACAATGTGTTTCATCACTGCCTCCACACATGCATCTTATagaattaaatacattttaaaatccattctACAGACAATAAGAAATGCTTGTTTGAATATGTGCAATATGTCTTGAATCAGTGAGTTGCAAAGttcttatatattttatcatattttgctttttataagGAACACTGTATATATTAATGAACGaatctctctctcaggtggaTACACTCCTTCGCAGGAGTCTGCACCCCAGAAGTCTCCCGTCACTGTCGGCCATCGTGTTTTACAACGACACGGTGCTGTGGACAGGAAACTTCGGGAGAAGGAACGGGACGGACCGCAAGTCTGCCCCGCCCAACAAGTACACCATCTACAGGTGAGGGGATGGCGTGGATCCTTCCGGCAGGTCTGTCAGGTTAAAGGCCGTGCAGAGGCAACCTTTCTGCTGTGGAAAGCATGTGCTTATCCACCAGCCTTGTCTCTGCCCCCCTGTCATACCTCTGAGATACGCATGCGTGGCCCATGGGGAATGAGAGTCGATTTTTAGCCTCTTTTCCCGTAGGTAATGACAAGCACCTGTGGCTCACTGATTGGTCAGCTAAGAAAAAACTTCTGATTGTGATTGCTTGTAACTTTGAACACATTATCTCAGCAGAGCGCATGGTTGAGATTAGGCATGCTGTCCTATCTGCCTGCAGGTAAGCAGGACTGGGGAGAGCACAGAAACCAGGCCCTAATGGAGAGGGCCAGCCAGTGGGCAGCCATTCACTGTTATTGCAGTGACCCGAAACCTTCCTAgcaacacacattcacattgtaGGCTTCACCAGTGTGCAGACTACAGAGCTCTCATTACTCTATTATATCTATGATTAGTCCATAAAAGAGGGCGCGCACTCAGGACTGACCAGGTCGTATTGAGTTGATGGTATTAGGAGCATTTTGAAGCTGATTCTTATTTATCATGTTATAGTGCTTATTGTGCCATTGTGAAATTCTGGGagctttctggaaaaaaaacagaagatatTGTTTGATGGACTTATTCTGAACATGTTTTCCCAGTTTTGAGTTTTAGTGTATTTTGCAGCAGAGATGTGTCATTTTGGTAAACACGTTTAAGTGTGAACTCTTGATGATTGTTGGTGAATGATGTTTCCTGCAATGTGctcaggcagaaaaaaaaggctgcTCTTCCTTATTTCACAGATGCTGGATGCCCACGGCTTGCAGCAGCAAGCTGGAATGTGCTCTGATGTTCATTGTGTCAGTCAGGAGGTGAAATCCATTGAGTGCATGTGGCTAATGCAATTACAGCTGCCTCATCTTTAATTATCGCCCGTCAGAGTCTGGCTGAAAGAGGAGGGATGTCTGCTGAGCGCTCGGCCTCAATGCAGCTGCGCATGTGTAAAAGAGTGACTCATTACTCCAGCAGCCACCTGGCACAATGACCAGCTCAGTGTGGGAGCCTCACAATGGCAAATTAATAGAAATGTTTATAAAGAGAACCATTTAGGGGATACGCGTCACGGAACATCATATTTGTTTCATGGAAATGAAGACCACGGAACATCTGAATTTTGTATTGAATGCAAGTCGTTCAAATTGCAGCTGTCATATATTAGTTTGATGGTACCAGGAGTAGTTATATTCACATCCGGCAATGGCCTCGTTATCTTCACAGATTTTTCGGTTTGGTTAAGACACAGTCCTCCTCCTGTTTTGTTagtgttatttgtttgttttctccatGCCTCGCGGAAATGATTGTTTTCGTTAGCATTCTGAAATATTGTGCGTCTGATGTGTACACAGGCCTTAATGGGCGCTTTGcctcatttcttttctttgcatcattcaaatgaatttccTGAATGACCAGAGCGACCTTGTTACAAATAATGATCGTTGATTTGTGGAATGAggaagtacatttttttctaattcacAGTGCAGAATAATTACCAAGAGTGTATTCTATTTGCTCAAGTGTTTTGAATATGATTTGACTGCACTTATCAGCTGTAACCTCCTACAAAAAAGAGTAGTAGTTCTGGAGGGATTTCCACACGTCAAGGAATTGATTAAATCCAAAAGCAAGGCTCTGAACTTTATTGTGTGTCAAATATTCTTCACAAGCAGGAGCAGAGGGCGACAGATTACCTGTCACTTCATTTTAGACAACGAGAACTCCTGGCAGCTTTTTGTCTGAGTCACGCATCCAAACACTTTTGTGGGTTTTGCCACTGTGAAGAAACTTGTGTTGTACTCCTCTCTCCTGAATACTGATGATTTAGAAGTCATTAGGCTGTCTGTTACTCTCCCCTTCCTGCCACTTTCTGTCTCGTTAATTAGTGAAGCTTTAAGCTAAATGTCAGTTAATGCCCCGTGGGTTCTCCGATCAGCCCAGCGTGAGCACAGAAAAGGGGGTGCAGGAGAGCTGCTCTTCTGATCCCGACACTGAAGCTTTTCACGATTAAACAAATATTAAGTGAGGACAAGCCGAGGTGTGGGAGTAAAGGCTCTCTGAACGGGATTCACTCTACTACACATAAGGGGAAACTGAGGTGATTATAAGATAAGAGATCTTCAGAGTTGCCTTCCCTTTCTCATTATCACAGCATATAGCACAGTATACACAACACGTATGTCCCAATGTACATTATCACTCTGTAACTTATAAAGCGCTATATGTACAACTAAAAACACGGCTCATCAGTCTGTGCCATTTGCACTATGATTGCACATTTCATATGTGACTGTATGTTTCCACTATAATTACACTGCAGTTGCGCATTAGTGCTATAATTACATATAATGGTTAAAATGATACCAGTGCCATGTTATTAAACATTAGCATGGTATTTTCTCTGTTGCCACGATGAGTTCATGTGCTGATTGAATCTCAGTATTGTTGCTCCATCCAGCTGCAGGCTGGAAAGACAACCAGTCTGCCCTGCAAACCCAGCCTGTCCCGGTTCTGTGCCCGTCAGGATCGCCAGTCTGTCCAAGATCTTCCCCACCCTGATTCTGTACAAGCTATGGGAGGAGGGGAAGGTGGGTTCCCTGGATGACCCGCTGGAGAAATACGCAGAGAATTTCACCATCAAGAACCCCCTGGGCCGGTCCGGGGACCCGGAGCTGAAGTACATTATGGACGGGCTGATCTTTCTGGACAGCCACGAGGTCCAGGCTCAGTCCTCCTGTGTCACTCTGCGTAGGATGGCCAGCCAGCTGTCCGGTGAGGAACCCTGACCCCGCCCACCTCCTGGGCCCAGGAACGGGGGGTGAGGGGGACAGCGCAGTCCCCTGGAAGTTTAGAAAAAATcatttatgattattattattattatttatcatttatgatGGCTAAAGGCTAAtggcatatatacatatataaacatatgtCCAAAACCTACAAAACCTAAGTTTGCctagaaaaaaatcatttatgatGGCCAAGACTGCTGTATTGTGTCTCCCTGTCAGAATCATGTAGTGCATGCAATTTTTGGGCAGCCTTTGTGAGGTCATTGATTCCTGTCCTGGTAGGGTGGAAATCGCCAAGGCACTTAACTCTTCGATTTAAGACAGAGAATGATTTATGTGGTGGCTAGGAAAGGTACGGAATGTACAAAGTGTCCACCTGAGAGCTCCTaactttctgctgttttcacatcTCAGGCTTGGAAGGACTTTGTGAATCGCACTCAGGCTGATTCCCGAGCTTAAGTGGAAACTGCAGCCAAAgttattttgaaatgatcaAAGGACACAGAGATTTTACCTTATGTTTTTAGCCTTAGCTGTACCTGAAACTGGAGGGATTTATGAGTGTGTAATAATGCCCAGAAGATTGACTTTATCCACCGTATCCCTGGCCCTACCACTGGCTGTGTTACCTGCTGCTACCTGCTGTTTAACGATAGACAGGGCCGTAGCTGACTCACTAGACTCCCGGCACTACTGAGGTACCAGAGAGCTAGCAACTGCTCTCAATTTGGTAATGCTTTATAGTTAATCAATATATTTTGAGAGCTAATTCCTCACAAGCGAAACAATTATGATTGAACATGTGAATGCAGCCAGAAGATGGCGAGTGACTCTGTGAAGTCCTGATGGTTGCAGGTAGCCCCTCCCAACACTAGGGGGCACTGAGATAAAAAGTTCAGGATGTATGGGAAGAGCTGCCAAGAGTCCACAGAGGTCATACAGGTATCTGGGGTCTGATGATAGACTGATGACCATGTGTTGGATTCATGCATCTTGCTTGCCTCCAGGATTACCCAGAAGGCTTAGGGCCACCAACCTGCTGTGGAAGGGGAAGACTCAGGCAGCTATCAGCCTTCTCCAGGATGATGTGCTGGTGGCAGATCCTGGAACAAAGTAAGACCATTTGTACACGTGGTCCCCCCGTCATGCACACCATTGGTTAACAGATAGTTTTAGCTCATACTTTTAGCtattaaataacaaaagaaaCGTTGGAAATCTGTTAGCTTATCACTCATTGCTAAGAGTCTGGCTGGTCTCTGCAGATGCCACTACAGTAACCTGGCCTTCTCCCTGCTGGCCCATGTGCTGAGTGAGAGGGTGGAAGGCCAGGACTACCAGCGCTGGATCTCCCAGAATGTCCTGGACCCGCTGGGGATGGAGGACACGGGTTTCGACATCACCCCAGGGGTGCAGAGCCGCATGGCAGTGGGGGTGTATCCCAGTGGGCAGCTGGCACGGCTCTACGACCTGGGCTGGTACCGGCCCTCGGGCCAGATGTTCTCCACGGCGGCAGACCTGGCCAAGCTGGCCATGGCGCTACTGGGTGCGTACCACCGCGCCGTGCTCAAACCCGACACCCTCAAGGTCCTGCTGACGCCCCTGTCCCGCTGCGACGGGGGCTACTTCGCCCCACGGACGGGCACGCCGTGGGAGGTGGGTGAGCAGCTCGGGTACGAGGTGCTGCGGAAGGACGGCGATGTGGACGGCTACTCCGCCACCTTCTCCCTGCTGCCGCGGCTCAGGCTGGGCCTGGCGGTGTTAATGGCGGGAGCCAAGCCACCTGGCCGGGACCTGGCGGCCGAGGCCTACGCCCACATCATTCCTGCCCTGGAGCGGGCCCTCCGGGACACGCGGCTGGTCCTCTCCCCGCcgcccaaccccaccccctacGCCGGGCTCTACGCCCATGCCAACAGCGCCTTCTACGAGATCAGAAGCGGGCCGGACGGAGTGCTGGTCATGCAGCAGTTTGGCCTGCAGATCGAGGACCAGATCCCTGAACAGTACAGAAGCGTGAAGCTGAGCTTCCTGCAGGACCGGGTCTTCCGGGCGGTGCTGGGGAGGGAGTACCCCTGCTTCCTGAAGGCTGGctctgcctccatctctctggAGGCCCAGGATGGGCAGCTGTACAACTTCTACGTGTTTGACGAGAAGGGCGTGTCACCAGGCTTCGACATTCCGGGACTGAACAGGTACAACGTGGTGCGGATCGCCCAAAAGCCCGCTTTCACCACCTAACCCCCCTCCCAGGGATCAGGCCTGAGACGGCCCGACACGCATGCTGAGCACTTCAAGAGGCCTCGTGCACCGACCCAACCAGAGCTGAGGACCAAAAGCAGACTGAggtgcagagaaacacagagtgCTGTGTAGCACAGGATGTAATTCTGTGTTTGCGTCAGACATGCCTCATGTTCACCTGCACCGCAAAGTGCTGTTTAGGAAGATCGGACATAATTATTGCCCATCTGCTATCGCTGAGTAattgccatatatatatattccccCACAGCAATCTCAGCCACTGGTAGCTAGTTACTTGAAGTCCCATTGTGGCAGCTGTTCATATGTTCACACAAATCTCCGATATTAGCCCACtaattttgtttaatatgtaatatattttttaaaaaagattaagGTTTTTAATATTGAGCTACAATGTTTCAGACAATAAGCAATCACTTAGGATTTTAAATCGAACATGAAAGTTTTAATTTACTGTGCACACATCTGTATTATCTCATCTGAAGTTCGTGATGGATGATCTTTTTACGGATATGAAATGTTAATTGCACTTCCACTAACAGATGGAAATATTCTCAAAGGCTGTGCAGTGATAGACATCATACCATTTACATTCCTTTACCATCTGGGAAGTGAGAGTAATTAAATGTATGAGCAGGAAAATTAAAGAATGTGGTGAATCATACAATATTGTAAAGTAATTTGATCTGTAATGTTGAATGAAGTCCATGCATGCTATATGAATAATAAGTTTAATCATAGCCACCCTCTGCCCTGCTGAAATGAGTCTCATCATAAATCCATCTCTGTCCCCCATACCCCCTTTTGTAAAATCCTAGATCAGATATTCATACTCACCCATTTTCCTCATGGAGCCCATAAACTACCAGCATCTGCATGCCTGGTCTGAGGTTTTGTCCAATGAGAGCGAAGGCAGCTGCACCAAACTCAGAGCGCAGCTTCAGCTCATCAGACACCCATTCCCCAtcctgcttcagctcctctgtCCTGCTTCAGCTCATCAGATACCCATTCCCCGTCCTGCTTCAGCTCATCAGACACCCATTCCCCGTCCTGCTTCAGCTCATCAGACACCCATTCCCCGTCCTGCTTCAGCTCATCAGACACCCATTCCCCGtcctgcttcagctcctctgtCCTGCTTCAGCTCATCAGATACCCATTCCCCGTCCTGCTTCAGCTCATCAGATACCCATTCCCCGtcctgcttcagctcctctgtCCTGCTTCAGCTCATCAGATACCCATTCCCCGTCCTGCTTCAGCTCATCAAATACCCATTCCTCTGCCCTGCAAACCAGCATGTTACCATTCTTATGCAGTGGCAGCGAGAGCCTGGCAAAGGACAGTGTGATGTATGCTTTTGCCAAAGATGAATAAACTATGTCTGAAACAGGCCATTAACAGCAGAGCTGCTGTCAGTCTTGTGATTTCTGCCCAGGCTTGTACAGGGAAACTGTGACCTGTTTTATCACACACCTGAGAATCGGGTTCACATGGGGCTGGGCTGCGCGTCTGAGCTGCGCGTCTGGGCTGCGCGTCTGGGCTGTtcatctgctctctctgctgttctcgGCCCCTGTGACGGTGAAGGTGTGAGCTCCATCTTCACGGTGTCTCTGCTCTTGCTCGAAGTCGTGCGTCATTCTCGCGATGAATAAAATGACAGGCACACCAGGTGGTCACATCTGACAGCTTTACAAAAGGTCTGTTAACGCAGTCGGAGTCGTGTGAGACCTTATGCAGGGGAGAGAGTGACTCAGAGTGGGTGACATCTTTTGAGTTGATATTTTTAGGGATACTGCCTATTTAGaaaacattgtaataacatCAGCATCATCAAATCAAGTGGACGTCAGGAAGGGTGTTGCACAGGATTTATTTGGCTGGGTGTGTCCATAGCTGCGAGCCCCCTGCACTCCATCTCAGAGGGACTGCTTTCAGTGAAGCTTATGGGATGCTCAGGGCTCATTACACTGGACAACAAATTTTTTGTCAATGTCAagatgaacacaaaaataatttttacagaTTTGCTGTATCACGTAGGAATTTggagaaacattaaaataacttttattgAATTTAACATGTTTAATCGCATAATGATGCTGACCCATTGTGTTAGTTCAACTGagcttaaaatgttttgcagctgatTTTCGTTTGTACTCAGCATCTGCTGCCTCTCGTGTCAGTGTCCAACAATAATCGACCAGCATTGATGGATTCCAGTTGCCC
It contains:
- the lactbl1b gene encoding putative beta-lactamase-like 1; this translates as MKDRWTQLGLLFFLFLSLIMTGSFLWQYQLPKLQPGDMGSSDQTKRMCPRFPEPTPLQHPIPILKGALEKVDTLLRRSLHPRSLPSLSAIVFYNDTVLWTGNFGRRNGTDRKSAPPNKYTIYRIASLSKIFPTLILYKLWEEGKVGSLDDPLEKYAENFTIKNPLGRSGDPELKYIMDGLIFLDSHEVQAQSSCVTLRRMASQLSGLPRRLRATNLLWKGKTQAAISLLQDDVLVADPGTKCHYSNLAFSLLAHVLSERVEGQDYQRWISQNVLDPLGMEDTGFDITPGVQSRMAVGVYPSGQLARLYDLGWYRPSGQMFSTAADLAKLAMALLGAYHRAVLKPDTLKVLLTPLSRCDGGYFAPRTGTPWEVGEQLGYEVLRKDGDVDGYSATFSLLPRLRLGLAVLMAGAKPPGRDLAAEAYAHIIPALERALRDTRLVLSPPPNPTPYAGLYAHANSAFYEIRSGPDGVLVMQQFGLQIEDQIPEQYRSVKLSFLQDRVFRAVLGREYPCFLKAGSASISLEAQDGQLYNFYVFDEKGVSPGFDIPGLNRYNVVRIAQKPAFTT